The Pseudomonas azotoformans genome has a segment encoding these proteins:
- a CDS encoding GNAT family N-acetyltransferase: MITAQAFPTIRALQRSAWNDCFPGALEDWDYYVAVENAAIDDFQWRYLAVYEDGTLVAVAAAFITHYRLDTTVSGAGKRLTERVERLWPGLLQLGLYALGSPVAERCDVGFASSVADTRRPLLLKHLLEAARQDADDFGIGLVAVKDAPSKDPHWVESCRAAGFQSMPSLPTGVLPLPYGSVDAYLGSLGKSTRKDLRRKLRAPGPRVEWRRNIDDVLPEVMRLYEATLTRAELQFERLPAGYFTGVLERLDERAVCVLYWVDEQLVAFNLILVDEHRLVDKFFGHDVEFTRDYNLYFRSWLTNVDYCIQHNIAVYECGQAGYASKLRLGCEFQGNSVFFRHRNRLVNGLLKLVKLFIRPDRSDPAMAAAISET; encoded by the coding sequence GTGATTACCGCCCAAGCCTTCCCGACCATCCGGGCCCTCCAGCGCAGTGCCTGGAACGACTGTTTCCCGGGTGCCCTGGAGGACTGGGACTATTACGTCGCCGTGGAAAACGCCGCTATCGATGATTTTCAGTGGCGTTACCTGGCGGTTTACGAAGATGGAACGCTGGTGGCTGTGGCGGCCGCGTTCATCACCCATTATCGCCTCGACACCACGGTGTCGGGCGCCGGCAAACGCTTGACCGAGCGTGTGGAGCGACTGTGGCCGGGGCTTTTGCAACTGGGCCTGTATGCCCTCGGCTCCCCGGTGGCGGAGCGCTGCGACGTTGGTTTTGCCAGCAGTGTGGCGGATACACGACGTCCGCTGCTGCTCAAGCACCTTTTGGAAGCCGCGCGCCAGGATGCCGATGACTTCGGTATCGGCCTGGTAGCGGTCAAGGACGCACCGAGCAAAGACCCGCACTGGGTCGAAAGTTGCCGCGCGGCGGGCTTCCAGAGCATGCCGAGCTTGCCCACGGGCGTGTTGCCGCTGCCCTACGGCTCGGTGGACGCCTACCTGGGGTCCCTGGGCAAATCCACACGCAAGGACCTGCGCCGCAAACTGCGCGCGCCGGGGCCGCGAGTGGAGTGGCGGCGCAATATCGACGACGTGCTGCCCGAGGTCATGCGCCTGTACGAGGCCACGCTCACGCGTGCCGAGTTGCAGTTCGAGCGGCTGCCCGCCGGTTACTTCACCGGTGTGCTCGAACGCCTTGATGAGCGGGCGGTCTGTGTTCTTTACTGGGTGGACGAGCAACTGGTGGCGTTCAACCTGATCCTGGTGGACGAGCACCGGCTGGTGGACAAGTTTTTCGGGCATGACGTGGAATTCACCCGTGACTACAACCTGTACTTCCGTAGCTGGCTGACCAATGTCGACTACTGTATTCAACACAATATTGCCGTGTATGAGTGCGGCCAGGCCGGGTATGCCAGTAAGCTGCGCCTGGGCTGCGAGTTCCAGGGCAACAGCGTGTTTTTCCGCCACCGCAACCGGCTGGTCAACGGCCTGCTCAAGCTTGTAAAACTGTTTATTCGACCGGATCGTTCCGACCCTGCCATGGCTGCTGCGATAAGCGAAACCTGA
- a CDS encoding alpha/beta hydrolase, whose translation MKTAEIDLGEGTAGFVLGDGPVGILLIHGLTGTPTELRQVAKGLAKVGNCTVYVPTLAGHCGDNSDLQATGWRDWYEGVRKTFVGVKQRHEQVFVGGLSMGAVMSMYVAAEHPGQVAGLLMYSTTLKYDGWSINKLAFLTPLLMKIPFGVHICRFEEKPPYGIKNERLRGIVERQMKEGESSEAGLLTMEGITVRELHRMNAVVKKRMPQVKVPALVLHSIEDDITSRWNADYVERHLGGPVTKILLDNCYHMITVDLQYRRVIELSAEFVGQHAESIPAPQDYRQRA comes from the coding sequence GTCCGGTCGGGATTTTGTTGATCCACGGCCTGACCGGCACCCCGACGGAATTGCGCCAGGTCGCCAAGGGCCTGGCCAAGGTGGGCAATTGCACGGTGTACGTGCCCACCCTGGCCGGGCACTGCGGTGATAACAGCGACCTGCAAGCCACCGGCTGGCGCGACTGGTACGAAGGCGTGCGCAAGACGTTCGTCGGTGTGAAACAGCGCCATGAACAGGTGTTTGTCGGTGGTTTGTCCATGGGCGCGGTGATGTCGATGTACGTGGCCGCCGAGCACCCTGGGCAAGTCGCCGGGCTGCTGATGTATTCCACCACCCTGAAGTACGACGGTTGGAGCATCAACAAGTTGGCGTTCCTCACGCCGTTGCTGATGAAAATCCCCTTCGGCGTGCACATCTGCCGCTTCGAAGAGAAGCCGCCATACGGCATCAAGAATGAACGCCTGCGCGGCATCGTCGAGCGGCAGATGAAAGAGGGCGAGAGCAGCGAGGCGGGCTTGCTGACCATGGAGGGCATCACCGTGCGCGAGCTGCACCGGATGAACGCCGTGGTCAAGAAGCGCATGCCGCAGGTCAAGGTGCCGGCGTTGGTGTTGCACTCCATCGAGGACGACATCACCAGCCGTTGGAACGCAGACTATGTGGAACGCCACCTCGGTGGCCCGGTGACCAAGATCCTGCTGGACAACTGCTACCACATGATCACCGTCGACTTGCAATACCGCCGGGTGATCGAGTTGAGCGCGGAGTTTGTCGGGCAGCATGCCGAGTCCATTCCGGCCCCCCAAGATTATCGACAGCGGGCTTGA